In Bactrocera oleae isolate idBacOlea1 chromosome 3, idBacOlea1, whole genome shotgun sequence, a genomic segment contains:
- the fws gene encoding conserved oligomeric Golgi complex subunit 5 — protein sequence MSNLELDDESITNIDANTTIQEQIQELTRRLQNVNDDLHHQVREKHDALLQQATHAGRFDVALNTLANDVEQIRGTGQKLKTQIDTQYQQVDNQTCILGRLHELSHLLRSAGTLLTLTAKLRSTKDVLKQAELHYELGQLVDDEDLKKIDFVQNARAEVITSRQKLRNLTQMQLVTGLQERNEALVTNALKIVKNFNLLQKSLDNLVATFISDLEQSLRECFAGTDITVLNKSGSNVSPKPSGTIRGPGKTPMLTTTQNFRAKFWKSLHWLLYEELYESCEQVNLLKRALDQIRQFGFDAAEIYNVHNQFWLAVQELFRKSFTESPVHVTQTLQEGLAKLLTSVRGFEQRLNGEFLFDNDMFSSLEVGYISKCAANMKACLSGVDLPSNETVDSFIRIASTELSAALIDARLTNSVGAVFIACGKELCTKLESQIKLGPDSKQVVDIPNFQQTQNVILANILYYYKDSVRRMLSDLNVQFSKSKSSAQQEILKSLEQSNIVMGTILQQIMDSILSTISIILLSMHREPGLSSEKISTVGPSMYMKELQEFISRVWMNHIGPFEDKEMVAKCGHELAKRCIELFVHNMSILRPISDAGRHRLNNDCNHMEQALNPICSNLPDLGNSARLLRAMSFLIVQPPQELVKQSVGNDSLVPSYIVLFLLFGHANAELQSPHTTANWSNERLMEWLDGHTSDREKLELISGALQRYRDQVRRKKSEQYDDVYPLMVEFFEKALKS from the exons AT GTCTAATTTGGAATTAGATGACGAATCTATCACGAATATAGATGCCAACACGACAATTCAGGAGCAAATTCAGGAACTTACAAGACGTTTGCAAAATGTCAATGATGATCTCCATCACCAAGTGCGTGAAAAACATGATGCTTTACTTCAGCAGGCAACACATGCTGGGCGCTTCGATGTGGCCCTCAATACTTTAGCTAACGATGTGGAACAAATTCGAGGAACTGGACAAAAGTTGAAAACTCAAATTGATACCCAGTACCAACAGGTCGATAATCAAACGTGTATTTTGGGGCGATTGCATGAGTTGTCACACCTATTACGTTCGGCCGGAACATTACTTACATTGACAGCGAAACTACGTTCGACGAAAGATGTTCTTAAACAAGCAGAGCTTCATTATGAATTAGGACAATTGGTTGATGAcgaagatttgaaaaaaatagatTTCGTTCAAAATGCTCGAGCTGAAGTTATAACCTCTCGACAAAAGTTAAGGAACCTAACACAAATGCAACTTGTAACCGGTCTGCAGGAAAGGAATGAAGCTTTAGTAACCAATGCTCTAAAG ATAGTTAAAAACTTCAACTTGCTACAAAAGTCGTTGGATAACTTAGTAGCAACGTTCATATCGGACTTAGAGCAATCACTAAGAGAATGTTTTGCTGGCACCGATATTACCGTATTGAACAAAAGTGGTAGCAACGTTTCCCCCAAACCTAGTGGTACAATTCGTGGTCCTGGAAAAACACCTATGTTGACCACGACTCAAAATTTCAGAGCAAAGTTTTGGAAATCACTACACTGGTTATTATATGAAGAGCTTTATGAAAGTTGCGAACaagtaaatttgttaaaacGCGCTTTGGATCAAATAAGACAATTTGGCTTTGATGCAGCAGAAATATATAATGTTCATAACCAATTTTGGTTAGCCGTGCAAGAGTTATTTCGCAAATCCTTTACCGAAAGTCCGGTTCATGTTACACAAACCTTGCAAGAAGGCTTAGCAAAATTATTGACTTCAGTCCGCGGCTTCGAGCAGCGTTTGAATGGTGAATTTCTTTTCGATAATGACATGTTCTCTTCATTAGAAGTGGGCTATATAAGCAAGTGTGCCGCAAATATGAAAGCTTGCCTCTCTGGTGTCGACTTACCATCAAATGAAACAGTTGATTCATTTATACGAATTGCTTCTACAGAATTAAGTGCTGCTCTAATAGATGCGCGCTTAACAAATTCTGTTGGAGCTGTTTTTATAGCTTGTGGCAAAGAGTTATGCACTAAATTAGAGTCACAAATCAAATTGGGCCCCGATTCCAAACAAGTAGTAGACATACCAAACTTTCAGCAAACACAGAATGTGATATtagcaaatattttgtattactaTAAGGACTCCGTGCGTCGAATGTTATCCGACTTGAACGTACAATTTTCGAAATCGAAATCTTCTGCACagcaagaaatattaaaatctttGGAACAGTCAAATATAGTAATGGGCACTATATTACAGCAGATAATGGATTCAATTTTGTCAACGATTAGTATTATACTGCTTAGCATGCATCGTGAACCAGGACTTAGTTCCGAAAAAATATCTACTGTCGGCCCTTCAATGTACATGAAGGAATTGCAG GAATTCATTAGCCGCGTCTGGATGAATCATATTGGTCCTTTTGAAGATAAAGAGATGGTGGCAAAATGTGGGCATGAATTGGCAAAACGTTGCATAGAGTTATTTGTGCACAATATGAGCATTTTACGTCCAATCAGCGATGCCGGACGCCACCGTCTGAACAATGACTGCAACCACATGGAACAAGCACTTAATCCGATTTGCTCCAATTTGCCAGATTTAGGAAATTCTGCTCGCTTACTACGTGCAATGTCGTTCTTAATTGTACAACCTCCGCAAGAACTGGTGAAGCAAAGTGTGGGTAATGATTCACTGGTGCCCAGCTATATTGTGTTGTTTCTATTATTCGGTCATGCCAATGCCGAACTTCAGAGTCCGCATACCACCGCGAATTGGTCGAATGAACGTTTGATGGAATGGCTAGATGGGCATACATCGGACCGTGAAAAGTTAGAATTAATATCAGGGGCATTACAGCGTTACCGCGATCAAGTACGAAGGAAAAAGAGTGAACAGTACGATGATGTGTATCCACTAATggttgaattttttgaaaaggcTTTAAAATCATAA
- the IKKepsilon gene encoding serine/threonine-protein kinase TBK1 has translation MAFLRGSLNYVWCTTSVLGKGATGSVFQGVNKNTGESVAVKTFNPYSHLRPPDVQMREFEALKKLHHENIVKLLAIEEDQEGRGKVIVMELCTGGSLFNILDDPENSYGLPENEFLLVLEHLCAGMKHLRDNNLVHRDLKPGNIMKFISEDGQTIYKLTDFGAARELDDNQAFVSLYGTEEYLHPDMYERAVLRKQINRSFTANVDLWSIGVTLYHVATGNLPFRPFGGRKNRETMHQITTKKASGVISGTQLSENGPIEWSTTLPSYCNLSEGLKTLVTPLLAGLLEKNREKTWSFDRFFQEVTLILRKFVLHVFFTNRTTSVEVYLEPDEQIDNFRERVFLQTEVPIEKQILLFNNEHLERKVTSSSISKAFPKTTAENPIFLYSNDDNNVQLPQQLELPKFPVFPTNVSVENDASLAKAACSVGHECKRRIDTFTSMDILMKRSVEQFIAMLITTITLLLKKTKHLENLLTTTLDYADAVKRIGNLTKSDNELKPIISTLYDLKPNFDDAADVIMQMYKHFVAEDALNDQWSSAMHGKRCPCRTRASPRAKYLVERLRDSWQHLLRDRATRTLTYNDEQFHALEKIKVFRNGDRIKALLIDDVKPAVAQMAECLADWYKLAQTVYLKTQILEKDVRDYERKLNDLRDELYHLKSEMKVDENSKATTNNNNKLSKNIQKSLIKKIHKQHEEVLQIMNQNAMLINRLKELGIECGGVKQFETVKNKT, from the exons atgGCTTTTCTACGAGGGTCCCTTAATTATGTGTGGTGCACGACGAGTGTACTTGGAAAAGGAGCAACTGGGTCGGTTTTTCAA ggagttaataaaaatacaggCGAATCTGTTGCAGTGAAAACATTTAATCCTTACAGTCATTTGCGCCCACCGGATGTTCAAATGCGCGAATTCGAAGCACTCAAAAAGCTACACCATGAAAATATTGTCAAACTATTGGCAATCGAAGAAGATCAAGAAGGACGGGGCAAAGTAATTGTTATGGAATTGTGTACCGGTGGTAGTCTTTTCAATATACTCGATGACCCTGAAAATTCTTATGGATTACCTGAGAATGAATTTCTCTTGGTGCTGGAACATTTATGTGCTGGCATGAAACATTTACGTGACAATAATTTAGTACATCGCGATTTAAAACCAgggaatataatgaaatttatttcggAAGATGGTCAAACCATATACAAGCTAACTGATTTCGGTGCCGCCCGTGAATTGGATGATAATCAAGCGTTTGTTTCACTTTATGGAACAGAGGAGTATTTACATCCAGATATGTATGAACGCGCTGTGCTACGTAAACAAATAAATCGCTCATTTACTGCAAATGTGGACTTATGGTCTATTGGTGTCACTCTTTACCATGTAGCAACTGGAAATTTACCATTCCGTCCTTTTGGAGGCCGTAAAAATCGCGAAACAATGCATCAAATTACCACAAAAAAGGCCTCGGGCGTAATTTCGGGCACACAACTATCCGAAAATGGACCAATCGAATGGTCAACTACACTGCCATCATATTGCAATTTGTCAGAAGGTCTAAAGACACTGGTGACACCGCTATTGGCTGGTTTGTTAGAAAAAAATCGAGAGAAAACTTGGTCGTTTGATCGTTTCTTCCAAGAAGTAACATTAATTTTGCGTAAGTTCGTTTTGCATGTTTTCTTCACAAATCGCACCACTTCTGTGGAGGTTTATCTCGAACCAGACGAACAAATTGATAATTTTCGTGAACGCGTATTTCTACAAACCGAAGTACCAATAGAAAAGCAAATATTGTTATTCAATAATGAACATTTGGAAAGAAAGGTGACGTCCTCTTCCATAT CTAAAGCTTTTCCTAAAACTACAGCTGAAAATCCAATATTTCTATATAGTAATGATGACAATAATGTACAACTACCCCAACAATTAGAATTACCTAAGTTTCCAGTATTCCCAACTAACGTGTCGGTTGAAAATGATGCCAGTCTTGCCAAG gcTGCTTGTAGCGTTGGTCATGAATGCAAGAGACGTATTGACACCTTTACATCCATGGATATTTTAATGAAGCGTTCTGTAGAACAATTCATAGCAATGTTAATAACAACTATAACTTTACTACTAAA aaaaacaaaacatttggAGAATCTGCTAACAACAACACTTGATTATGCTGATGCAGTTAAACGTATTGGGAATTTA acaaaatCAGACAATGAACTTAAACCAATAATTTCCACTCTTTATGATCTGAAGCCCAATTTCGATGATGCTGCCGACGTAATAATGCAAATGTATAAGCATTTCGTCGCTGAAGATGCTCTGAA TGATCAGTGGTCATCTGCCATGCACGGCAAGCGGTGTCCTTGTCGCACCAGGGCTAGTCCGCGAGCAAAGTACTTGGTGGAGCGGCTGCGTGATTCATGGCAACACTTGCTACGTGATCGCGCAACACGTACCCTCACATACAATGACGAGCAATTCCATGCTTTGGAAAAGATAAAA GTATTTCGTAATGGCGATCGCATCAAAGCTTTGCTAATTGATGACGTTAAACCCGCCGTAGCGCAAATGGCCGAATGTCTGGCCGATTGGTATAAACTAGCACAAACCGTCTATCTTAAAACACAAATATTGGAAAAAGACGTACGCGATTATGAACGTAAATTAAACGACTTACGTGATGAGTTGTATCATTTGAAGTCGGAAATGAAAGTCGATGAAAATAGTAAAGCGActacaaacaataataataaattatcaaagaACATACAGAAAAGTCTTATTAAG aaaattcacAAACAACACGAAGAAGTATTACAAATAATGAATCAAAATGCAATGCTCATTAATCGGCTTAAGGAGTTGGGCATTGAATGCGGCGGCGTAAAGCAGTTTGAAACAGTGAAAAACAAAACGTaa
- the GCS2beta gene encoding glucosidase 2 subunit beta has translation MRKMYKLASLKILQLQLLLLAVIVTLSVADVPRPVGVPLYKASLYSPRSDKSWVCLDNKKTIRHTQINDDFCDCEDGSDEPGTSACSNGIFNCENVGFRQEDIQSSRVNDGICDCCDGSDEWEDGGNKCANICLELGRVEEEIKRSLADLHKRGSEIRAELISKGKQMRTEREARHKVLQQRRNEQEAIKAEKEELKRNAEAAEAEALEIYKEQQREKDAAAAEAAKALEDSQTMRYESEAAFIKYDTNKDGFVEITELMVDMTLDRDRNGIVTVEEAKYFLDERDRIDLDSFYDLSWPRIKPIKMLAEGIFKPPTLEDVEQPEHEDVGEEESQMDATASDQPSTEEGREHEDAYGEEDLYEDEEGEADVGVGSVADATQPEPDYDPETKHLIDLANEARNAYSEAEQKVREIGNEIKDIEDHTSKDYGLNEEYAALDGECFIFEDREYLYTLCPFDRASQKQRSSGHETNLGRYEQWIGDGDKKYQKQKYAHGTACWNGPQRITIVDFKCGLEHAIKSVAEPNRCEYNYVFETPAACDGVVADDTRQRDEL, from the exons atGAGGAAAATGTATAAGTTGGCCTCATTAAAAATCCTGCAATTGCAGCTACTTCTATTGGCAGTAATAGTAACGTTATCCGTAGCGGACGTCCCTCGACCGGTAGGTGTACCGCTATACAAGGCTTCGTTATACAGTCCTCGCTCGGATAAAAGTTGGGTATGTCtagataacaaaaaaacaattcgTCATACACAAATAAACGATGATTTCTGCGATTGTGAAGATGGTAGTGATGAACCAGGAACATCAGCTTGCTCAAATGGTATTTTTAACTGTGAAAATGTTGGATTCCGCCAAGAAGACATACAAAGTTCACGTGTGAATGATGGAATATGTGATTGCTGTGATGGCAGCGACGAATGGGAGGATGGTGGTAATAAATGTGCAAACATTTGTTTAGAGTTAGGACGTGTAGAGGAAGAGATAAAACGATCACTAGCAGATTTGCATAAGCGCGGTAGTGAAATACGGGCAGAACTGATTAGCAAAGGTAAACAAATGCGCACCGAACGTGAAGCAAGACATAAAGTACTGCAACAAAGACGTAATGAGCAGGAAGCAATTAAAGCCGAAAAGGaagaattaaaaagaaatgCAGAAGCCGCCGAAGCGGAAGCACTAGAAATATACAAGGAGCAACAGCGGGAAAAAGATGCAGCTGCGGCCGAAGCAGCAAAAGCACTCGAAGATTCACAGACCATGCGGTATGAGTCTGAAGCGGCATTTATTAAATATGACACGAACAAGGACGGTTTTGTTGAAATAACTGAATTAATGGTAGACATGACACTCGATCGTGACCGCAATGGCATTGTAACTGTTGAGGAAGCCAAATATTTCCTCGATGAACGCGATCGCATCGATTTAGATTCATTTTATGATTTGTCGTGGCCACGCATTAAACCGATTAAGATGTTGGCTGAAGGTATTTTTAAACCACCAACCTTAGAAGACGTTGAACAACCAGAACACGAAGACGTTGGAGAAGAAGAGAGTCAGATGGACGCCACAGCATCAGATCAACCCTCAACCGAAGAAG GGCGTGAACATGAGGATGCTTACGGGGAGGAAGACCTTTATGAGGATGAAGAAGGTGAAGCTGATGTTGGTGTAGGAAGTGTGGCAGACGCAACACAACCGGAGCCTGATTATGATCCTGAGACTAAACATTTAATAGATCTGGCGAACGAGGCTCGCAATGCTTATTCTGAGGCTGAACAAAAAGTACGAGAAATCGGAAATGAGATTAAAGATATTGAAGATCATACTTCAAAGGATTATGGACTTAATGAGGAATATGCTGCACTGGATGGTGAATGTTTTATATTTGAAGATCGAGAATACCTTTATACGCTTTGTCCTTTCGATCGAGCTTCACAAAAACAACGCAGCAGTGGACATGAAACTAATTTGGGACGCTATGAGCAGTGGATAGGAGATGGTGATAAAAAGTACCAAAAACAGAAGTATGCCCATGGTACTGCTTGTTGGAATGGACCTCAACGCATAACAATTGTAGACTTTAAATGTGGTCTTGAACATGCAATTAAATCTGTAGCAGAACCTAATCGCTGTGAATACAACTATGTGTTTGAAACACCAGCTGCTTGTGATGGCGTGGTAGCAGACGACACCCGTCAACGAGATGAACTctaa
- the Lamtor3 gene encoding ragulator complex protein LAMTOR3 homolog, giving the protein MTDEVKKYFNGLLHKVNGLYIIQVTDRDGVPLLRVSQDKNVDFALMPSFIPTFATASEQAGKLGLGRNKVIISMYSNYQVVQMNKLPLILTFVGGEHCNTGHILALEHQLDAHLEDIKLAVNEA; this is encoded by the exons ATGACGGATGAAGTAAAGAAATATTTCAATGGTCTACTGCATAA GGTCAATGGTCTCTATATAATACAAGTTACAGACAGAGATGGAGTACCACTGTTACGAGTAAGTCAGGATAAGAATGTTGACTTCGCGCTAATGCCTTCCTTCATACCCACTTTTGCAACAGCCAGTGAACAAGCAGGAAAATTGGGCTTGGGGCGTAACAAAGTAATTATATCGATGTATTCAAATTATCAG GTAGTGCAAATGAACAAATTGCCACTGATTCTTACTTTTGTTGGTGGTGAGCACTGCAATACTGGCCATATATTAGCTCTAGAACACCAATTAGATGCACACTTAGAGGATATTAAATTGGCCGTAAATGAAGCGTAA